ATGATTCTCACTTGTGCATGGCACGATGGCGTTGTCTCGCCTCATGGTCGAATCCTGATCTTCCCTGCTGCTGCATGGTGATGAGGCACCCAGAACGTGCACCTCTGCCTGAACGTCCTCGTACCTGAAAGCCTGCAGGCTTGCGTGCCGCATTTAGCTTTTTCTCATTCAGGAGAACCACGGCTTCTGGCTTGCTTTGGGACGGTTCTCGGGCACAATTGAACCCATCACCCAGCGGAGCGCTTGTTCCTCTCTGTGCCTCGAAGCCTGAGCAGAGCGCACACCGTTCTGGGCAATGTCCTGGGCAGCATCAGCAAGGGCTGGTCGGGATTGTCCGTTGAGGATTCGCGCACGATCACTACCGATGCCTTCGGGCTTGTTGCCACCGGCGCCTGTGTGTTGGTGGTGTCCACCATCCTTTTCATGGATGGCCAGGCACAGCAGGCGCAACGCAGTTGGCATGCGGAAAGCAATCTGTTGCAGTTGCGCGTGCAATGGCACAAGCTCATGGCCAAGGAATGGGGCCGAAACGATCAGATCAACGCCGCTGTTGCTGGTGGTCCGGCGGATGCCCTGAAGGAAAGGCTGGCCGGTTCAGAGATTCTCCAAGGCGGCCAGAACATGCTGATCGCCGATGCGGATGGCCGGATCCTGTTCGATTCGTTGTCAGGCCCCAGGGGAGAGGCCATGGGTCCGGCGGCCCGTCAGGAGTTGCACCGGTGCGTTGCCCAGAAGCTCAGCAGGGTGATCGCGCTCCGTCGCTTTGAGCCTGCCACCGCCTATGGCTGGATCTGTCTGGATGCTCACGTGTTTGCGATCGGAGCTGTTGCGGGTGTGCTCGATCAAGGCGCGCAGAACTCGCCAAAGGGCTGGTTCTTCCACTTCGGACAGGTGATGGTCAACGATGACGACCCGAACCTTCGCGGCGCCTTCGGCAAGATCCGCGACAACCTTTCCGTCGCGGTCGACGCGGTGCCACTGCTGGGCTCCGGGGTTGAGGGGCTGCGTATCTCCTCTGCCCCAGTGTTTGCGATCAGCGATCTTGAGCCGTCCTCCGCGCCGTGGCGCCTCCAACAGACCGTCCCCTGGAGGCAGTTGCTGGTGGGCTATGGGCTGGATGTGCTCGTCCCCTGGTTCACCCTCTGCCTCGGGCTCGGTGTGGTGGGTCTGTTGCGTCTGAGATCCCTGCGCAGCAGCTCCCACCGCAAGCGGCGGGGGCTGCTCACAGCCCCGCGTGCCTTCCGTGTCGCGCGGCCGAAGGGCCTGCCGCACACCCTGCAGCCCAGCTCGGATCTTGCCGATGCCCTGCCCCTGCTGCCCGCGCTGGTGAAAGCCCACCCCCTGCCCCTGCTGGTGGTGCTCTCCCCTCTGATTCGCGCCTTCGACGGCTCTGTGCCCAGCGGTCTGGAGGCTCTGAACCGCACCCTGGTGCTGCTGGAAGAAGGGTTTAGCGTCGCATTTCCGGCAGCGCTGCTGTGCAGGAGCCAGGAGCTCGCCCTGGTGGCGGTGGTGCCGCTGCCGGAAGCGCTGGACCGCCACCTGGCAGCCACCCGGGAGGAGCTGGTGGCGCAGGTGCAGGCCATCATCGATCGGGCGACCGACAACGTCCACGCGGTCATCCGGGCGGATGTGAATTCCAACCTGACGTGGCTGAAGCCTGATCGCATCGCAGAACAGATTCTGGATCTCATTTCCATGAATCGGCAGATGAAGCATCACTTTCCGCCAGCTTTCCTGGATGCCGATGCTGCTGAGCAGCCCGCTTTACTGCGATACCAGAGCAGCCAGGATTTTAAAGTTGTGCAGTTGGCAGAGAGTTTCATTGACCATCATTACAGGTTGGAGAATGTGATTCTTTTTGATGGCCATCAGCAGCGCATT
Above is a window of Synechococcus sp. MW101C3 DNA encoding:
- a CDS encoding EAL domain-containing protein is translated as MSVEDSRTITTDAFGLVATGACVLVVSTILFMDGQAQQAQRSWHAESNLLQLRVQWHKLMAKEWGRNDQINAAVAGGPADALKERLAGSEILQGGQNMLIADADGRILFDSLSGPRGEAMGPAARQELHRCVAQKLSRVIALRRFEPATAYGWICLDAHVFAIGAVAGVLDQGAQNSPKGWFFHFGQVMVNDDDPNLRGAFGKIRDNLSVAVDAVPLLGSGVEGLRISSAPVFAISDLEPSSAPWRLQQTVPWRQLLVGYGLDVLVPWFTLCLGLGVVGLLRLRSLRSSSHRKRRGLLTAPRAFRVARPKGLPHTLQPSSDLADALPLLPALVKAHPLPLLVVLSPLIRAFDGSVPSGLEALNRTLVLLEEGFSVAFPAALLCRSQELALVAVVPLPEALDRHLAATREELVAQVQAIIDRATDNVHAVIRADVNSNLTWLKPDRIAEQILDLISMNRQMKHHFPPAFLDADAAEQPALLRYQSSQDFKVVQLAESFIDHHYRLENVILFDGHQQRIAYREMLFSPSRNQHPDVPLQDLIRSLERTSAIHLIDRSMLRKALSFSAEAVKDVPLTGECQLPVESRQRGEVGLVRMPGPEAQSLPLIATNLSALTIQSELHRNGILDILEAAPAPVRQTIVMEITETALLGEESVWLDFFCRLRRLGVRVAIDDFGCGYAALSYLFRYPADFIKVDLHYARLTCDRRVNAMVEFLLSFEVGYPTRVIMEGIETQSQLSHWRQKGVTHFQGYLFASPPQS